From Pseudoalteromonas viridis, the proteins below share one genomic window:
- the rplJ gene encoding 50S ribosomal protein L10: MALNLQDKKAIVAEVNEAAKGALSAVVADSRGVTVDAITALRKEAREAGVWMKVVRNTLAKRAVEGTEYECLNESLVGPSLIAFSSEHPGAAARIFADFAKKNELFELKAAAFEGNVVDVDMLAKLPTYDEAVARLMSAMKEASAGKLCKTIEAVRVQKAEAAA; this comes from the coding sequence ATGGCTTTAAATCTTCAAGACAAAAAAGCAATTGTTGCTGAAGTCAACGAAGCTGCCAAAGGTGCTCTGTCTGCAGTTGTTGCAGATTCTCGTGGTGTAACAGTAGATGCGATCACTGCGCTTCGTAAAGAAGCTCGTGAAGCTGGCGTATGGATGAAAGTTGTCCGTAACACGCTTGCTAAACGCGCTGTTGAAGGTACTGAATATGAGTGCCTTAACGAATCGCTAGTAGGCCCAAGCCTAATCGCTTTCTCTTCAGAGCACCCAGGTGCTGCGGCTCGTATCTTCGCTGATTTCGCGAAGAAAAACGAGTTGTTCGAACTGAAAGCGGCTGCATTTGAAGGCAATGTTGTTGACGTAGACATGCTAGCTAAGCTGCCTACTTACGACGAAGCTGTTGCACGCTTAATGAGCGCTATGAAAGAAGCGTCAGCTGGTAAATTGTGTAAAACAATTGAAGCTGTACGTGTTCAGAAAGCTGAAGCAGCTGCTTAA